A stretch of DNA from Drosophila virilis strain 15010-1051.87 chromosome 5, Dvir_AGI_RSII-ME, whole genome shotgun sequence:
gcagccccccccccccccctcacaCCTTACCCGCCGCCCACCACCTGCCGTCTGCCGCCTTTGACGACAAGTGGTCTGCCTTGCCAGCCAATCGAAGCGGACCAGAGCCGTtgcgtcatcatcatcaccagcagcagcagcagcaacaacaagaatccCAGTCGCATTcagacgtcgtcgtcgttgtcgctgtcgttgtcTACTTCAAAGATACTTCACAAATTGGTGCTGTTTGGCCCGCTTTGTTGACGCTGAACGACGAgatcgaaatcgaaatcgctggcctggcctggcctggctaTCTAGCTAGTCATCTGTCCGCTGTCCGCTGTCCGACAGACATCGACTGCGTGCCTTGTTGCAGTATAAAAGTAACTGGGTGCACGCAATGAATTTACAGTTGCAGTTCTCAGTTAAAAGCTTAAACATGAAACTTCTGGTGAGTTTGTTGAATCTGTCCGTGCGTGTATCCTTGCTAAAGTTGCGCTTTTGACAGATTCTAACCACTTTGTTGGCCGCTGCAAGCGCTGCACCCGGCTTGCTGGACTACGGTTTGGGACATACGGCCCCAGCCATTAGCTACGGACACGCGGAGCCCGCCATCACTTATGCACATGCTGCGCCCGCCATCAGCTACGCACATGCAGCGCCAGCTGTGACCTATGCCGCCGCTGCTCCAGTCATTAAGTCTTATGCGCCGGCCATCAGCTATGCGGCTCCGACTGTGGTCAAGTCCTATGCACCCGCCATCAGCTATGCTGCGCCTGCTCCGGTGATCAAGTCATATGCGCCAGCCATCAGTTATTCGGCTCCGACGGTGCTCAAGTCGTATGCAGCACCATCATATGCCGTCGCAGCTCC
This window harbors:
- the LOC6627269 gene encoding cuticle protein 16.5 — protein: MNLQLQFSVKSLNMKLLILTTLLAAASAAPGLLDYGLGHTAPAISYGHAEPAITYAHAAPAISYAHAAPAVTYAAAAPVIKSYAPAISYAAPTVVKSYAPAISYAAPAPVIKSYAPAISYSAPTVLKSYAAPSYAVAAPVVKAVAAPATSYSHFSSVVSHATPIIKSYAAAPIVKSYAAPAISYAAPTVVKSYAAPAISYQPTLLKSYAAAPALSYGGYDDHGYGYH